From the Nerophis lumbriciformis linkage group LG05, RoL_Nlum_v2.1, whole genome shotgun sequence genome, the window atcaaatatgttgtctttgtagtgcattcaattgaatataggttgaaaaggatttgcaaatcattgtattccatttatattttacatctaacacaatttcccaactcatatggaaacggggtttgtatttttttacacactgacagGAACAGAAACCCTCTTACACTTTTCTCACTTCGAATGCTGCAGAATCAGTTTGTTTATATTTAGTTTTTCTGCATCGGACAGCGTTCATATGTCTTTTTGAGGATTTTACAGAATTTCGAAATTCAAATCCCTGAGAAACTTTCATGACAAACTCCACCAAGTTACTCCTCCACCTTCATTAGCATCTTTCTACTATTCTGCCATTTTCCCCAGCCACTGAGATGGTTGCTGAAAAGATCGTTGTGATCCTCCTCTAACGGCTCGTCTTTGTGCCATGGTCCCCACACACCGCCGTTGTACTGTGGGTTCGATCGCAGGTCTTTAGCTGGGTACCGAACCTTGACTGCGGTCTTGTTGTACTGTGCCAACCGCATGAGCATCTTTTTCACAACATGCGGATAGCGTCCAGAGAGGTCAACTCGTTCGTAAGGGTCCGAGGTGATGTTGAATAGCCACAGGGACTTGCCGCGGTCCCAGCGGACTCGTTCGTTATGCCAGCGGATAGTTAGTCTTTGGGTGGAGAAGGTCTGAGGGGGTACCCAGTCGCTATACCCAGGAACGCCCGTTAGCAGCTTCCAATGGCCAACCCGGAGCGCCGCCTGGATAGCTGTGTTCCACAGCCCGTACCCGACTTTCCACGACCCATTCTTGGCCTTAATATAGATGGGATCTATATTGTGAAGTATGTCCTGACGTGGAGATGGTAGCCCTTCGCTGATAGCCTCCCAGACATCATATCCGTCTAGGCTTAGATCCTCATCCAAAGTCCCTTCCCCCAAGGTCACCAACGTGGGGAACCAGTCTGTGATGTGCACCAAAGACCGACATTTTGTCCCCTTCTTCAGCAAAAGAGGACTGTGAACAAATCCCACTGCCCTAATGCCGCCCTCCCAGAGTGTGGCCTTGCTACCCCTGAGGGGCCAGTTGCTACCACCTGATAGTGGTTGTCCCCCGTTGTCAGAGGAGTACACGATAACGGTGTTGTCGTAGTAATGGTAGCGCTTTAGCGCTATTGTAAGGTTGCGGACTGCTTCGTCCAGGCAGGATACCATGGCAGCGTACTTGCGCCGGTGCAGATTCACGATACCTTTGTAGCGTTCCAGGTATTGAGCCGGGACTTGTAAGGGTGAGTGGACCGCTTGGTAGGCTAAGTAGAGGAACAGCGGTTTGCGACGGTCATGTTTTGCTAAGATACCGATAGCTTTTTGGGTGAACATTACCGTCGAGTACAAGCCGCGGTCTTGTTCCCAAGCTGCCTCCTCGCCTTCGTACAAGTCATAGCCGCACATGCTGGGACCTTCGCACTTGTAGTGGCTGTAATAGTCGCCGCTTCCCAGCAGAGATCCAAAGAAGGTATCGAACCCTCGCTGGGTGGGGAGGCAGCCTCGTTTGTAGAAGCCCAGGTGCCACTTGCCCACCATGTGGGTGGAGTAGCCCGCTTGCCTTAGCTTCTGGGGAAGCGTGATGTTGTCCAGGGGCAGGCAGTTGGGCTGGGTGGCTCGGATAATGGAGTGCTGGAGCCCAGTGTGGATCTGGTACCTGCAAAAACAAAACAGGCCGAATTGTATTAATCCAAAGAATCGTTGAAATTGCTCCTCCCGCCAGTTACCCAGTGGCTCAgtggttagattgtccgccctgagatcggtaggttgtgagttcaaaccccggccgagtcataccaaagactataaaaatgggacccattacctccctgcttggcactcagcatcaagggttggaattgggggttaaatcaccaaaaataattcccgggcgcggccactgctcccctcaccaggggttgatcaagggtgatgggtcaaaggtagagaataatttcaccacacctagtgtgtgtgtgtgtgtgacaatcattggtactttaactttattaatgCTAACCAGGGTTGAACAATTCATTGCATTTGCACATTACAGTACATTACATGACACACTGGGGCTGCACAATTAGTCCACATCAAGGTTTTGATTATTGTGATTATGTCACCGCAagtgacagacatgtttgccAATCCAGAACTGCGGCTCGCCAGTGAGAAGTTCCGCAAAGTAACACAAGTGTGATtataaagccaaatgtcccgttgtggtaatatttcagcttcggatcggatgggcaatatgagcccatcaacacggacaaacCAACGAGAATGTCGTGATCACTTGATGGCAACAGGCAAAGTGATGTCCGACCTAGTTTTTCCAACTAGATGTTTTTCCAACTAGAGGTTGCGAATTTatttaagttaccgtattttcttcACCATAGGGTGCATTGGATTATAAAGTGCGCTGCCGATTAATTATCTATTttagatcttttttcatatataaggcgcactggattatagggcgcattaaaggagtcatattattattagagatgtccgataaatgctttaaaatgtaatatcggaaattatcggtatccatccatccatccatcttcttccgcttatccgaggttgggtcgcgggggcagcagcctaagcagggaagcccagactt encodes:
- the arsj gene encoding LOW QUALITY PROTEIN: arylsulfatase J (The sequence of the model RefSeq protein was modified relative to this genomic sequence to represent the inferred CDS: deleted 1 base in 1 codon), whose amino-acid sequence is MLLLWSLFVGVMVSCQTWGSDNQDPKAPRSQPHIVFILVDDQGFRDVGYHGSEIKTPTLDRLAAQGVKLENYYVQPLCSPSRSQLMTGRYQIHTGLQHSIIRATQPNCLPLDNITLPQKLRQAGYSTHMVGKWHLGFYKRGCLPTQRGFDTFFGSLLGSGDYYSHYKCEGPSMCGYDLYEGEEAAWEQDRGLYSTVMFTQKAIGILAKHDRRKPLFLYLAYQAVHSPLQVPAQYLERYKGIVNLHRRKYAAMVSCLDEAVRNLTIALKRYHYYDNTVIVYSSDNGGQPLSGGSNWPLRGSKATLWEGGIRAVGFVHSPLLLKKGTKCRSLVHITDWFPTLVTLGEGTLDEDLSLDGYDVWEAISEGLPSPRQDILHNIDPIYIKAKNGSWKVGYGLWNTAIQAALRVGHWKLLTGVPGYSDWVPPQTFSTQRLTIRWHNERVRWDRGKSLWLFNITSDPYERVDLSGRYPHVVKKMLMRLAQYNKTAVKVRYPAKDLRSNPQYNGGVWGPWHKDEPLEEDHNDLFSNHLSGWGKWQNSRKMLMKVEE